The following nucleotide sequence is from Paracrocinitomix mangrovi.
TGTAATTCCGTCTGCACCAAATAACTGGCAGTTTTTTGCAGCTTCAGTAACGCTTGGAGTGTTGCCTCCTCTGGCGTTTCTTAAAGTCGCAATTTTATTGATGTTAACACTTAATTTAGCTGACATTGTACTTGAATTCTTCAAAATTTGATTTCAAATTTATCATTGTTAGTACAATTAATAGTTACTTTAGTCGATATAATTAATAAGACATCTCACAACATTAATGAGAGCAGGAGAGTTGATATCAGAAATAATCCCACCACTTAAGTCATCAGAAACTGGTGAAAAAGCAATGGGCTGGATGGATGAGTTACGTGTAAGTCATCTTCCGGTGGTTGATGGACACGATTATAAAGGATTAATCTCTGAGAATGATATTTATGATATGGCAGACCCGTCTTTTAAGATAAAAGACAGTTTTCCAAATCTTCCAAAACCCTTCATTTATTCAGATCAACATGTATATGATGTGATGAAAATGATTGCGGACCTTAAAATCACTGTGGTGCCCATTTTAGATGAAAACAATCATTATATAGGATGTACTGATTTATTGTTTTTAATGTCTCAAATTACTGCTGTAAACTCTATTAAAGAGCCAGGTAGTATTTTGGTTTTAATCATGAATACGCATGATTATTCATTAACTCAAATTGCGAGAATAGTTGAAGAAAACAATGCTAAAGTGTTGAGTTCTTTTATTACTTCTAAAGAAGAGAGTACTGAAATTGAGGTGACTTTGAAAATCAATAGTGAAAACATTGACCGTATTATTCAAACCTTTAACAGATACAACTACACCATTAAAGCAACTTTCCAAAAAGGAGCTTTTCAGGATGATTTGAAGAGAAGGTATGATGAGTTGATGAACTATTTGAAAATGTAAGTATGCGAGTAGGAATTTACGGAAAGGCTTTTGACGATTCGTTCATCCCCAACATCCAGGTGTTGTTTAACACTATGAAATTATTTGGTTGGGAAGTAACCGTATATGAACCATTTCTCGCTTTTTTACGTCCCAGAATTTCAATGGATATTGATCCTAACGATTTTAACAAGTTTGTAGATATTAAGGATAATATTGACATCCTTTTAAGTATTGGAGGGGACGGAACATTTCTTGAAACTATTCACATTGTAAGAGATAGTGGAATTCCAATTTTAGGTATCAATACAGGAAGATTAGGGTTCTTGGCTTCAACTTCCAGAGATAATATTAAATCTTCTTTGCAAGACATTAAAGATGGTAAGTACAGATTACAAACAAGATCTTTACTAACACTTGAAACAGAAGATAATCTCTTTGGTGAAGACAATTTTGCTTTGAATGAGCTGACAGTTCACAAAAAGGAGACTTCTTCAATGATCACCATCCACACATATATCGGTGATTTGTATTTGAACAGTTATTGGGCTGATGGATTGATTGTAGCCACACCAACAGGATCAACAGCTTATTCATTGAGTTGTGGAGGGCCTATTATTGTTCCGGGAGCAACCGATTTTGTGATCACTCCAATTGCACCACATAATTTAAACGTTCGTCCGGTTGTAGTACCTGACTCAAGAACTATCCGCCTTAAAATTGAAGGTAGAGGTCAAAATTATCTTTGCTCACTTGATTCTAGATCAGTAACCATTGATTCTGCAATTGAATTAGTGGTTAGAAAAACAGAATTTGAAATCAATGTGATTCAAACTGAAGGGCAAAACTTCCTTAATACAATCCGCAACAAAATGATGTGGGGACTGGATAGAAGAAACTAAGTCCATTTCTTTTTTACCGCATTATTATCTCCATGTTAAAACATCTTTTTGGTTGAAAATCAATCAACAATGAAACGCTCTGTTACTCAGTAAAAAATCCTTCCTTCAAAATAAAATAGTTAATAACTATGAAAACTATTTGTAAATTTTTTGAAGAAGGTAACTACCTTTTACTCTAAAGAATAACAAAGCAAAAACTCTTTGACATAATCTATGGCGAAAAAAACCACTACTAAACAGAAAAAGATATTCGTGCTCGACACATCAGTGCTTTTGTTTGATCACGACTCTATCAACAATTTTGAAGACAATGATGTTGCAATTCCTATCACCGTATTGGAAGAGTTGGACAACTTCAAAGTAGGTAATGATACCAAAAACTTCCAGGCCAGAGAAGTAATTCGATCTCTGGATAAACTTTCGGGAACCACAGGGATAAATGACTGGGTAAGCCTTGGAAGAAGAAAAGGTAAGATCAAAATTGTAATGTCCAACCTTGTAAATGGACGAGATGCCGAAAAAGTATACGGTCACGGTAAAAACGATCACAAAATAATCAATGCAGCTATAACACTTGCAGACACCGAAAAGGATAAGCATGTGGTGATGGTGACAAAAGACATCAACTTAAGATTAAAGGCAAAAGCGATTGGTCTTACATCAGAAGATTACCTGACAGGTAAAGTAAAAGATGTCAAGAAAATGGCGGACGGTTTTCCTGTTTTGGAGGATATTGATTCGGCTGTTATCAATGAATTATATAAAAAAGGTAAGATTGAAGAAAATGGCGTGTTAGGTCAGCAAAAGCAAGCCAATGGTTACTACATATTAAAAAGTGGTAAAGATTCAGTTTTAACCAGATATGATGCGGCTGATGAAATGATTGAAAGAGTAGAGAAGGAGTACATCTACAGCATCAAACCAAGAAATGCAGAACAAGCATTTGCCGTTAACGCCCTTTTAAATGATGAAATCAAACTGGTGGCCTTACAAGGAGTCGCCGGAACAGGAAAAACGCTTTTGGCTCTAGCTTCTGCTTTAGAGCAAAAAAACAAGTACAGTCAAATCATTTTAGCGCGTCCTATTATTCCTTTAAGTAATAGAGATATTGGATATTTACCTGGTGATGCAGAGGATAAAATTTCTCCCTACATGCAGCCATTGTGGGACAACTTGAAATTCATCAAAAGCCAGTTTAAATCAACAGAGAAAAAACACAAGGTCTTGGATGAAATGGAAAAATCCGGCGAGTTGTCAATTACTGCTTTAGCTTTTATCAGAGGACGTTCATTGTCAAATGTGATGTTCATTATTGATGAGGCGCAGAATCTAACTCCTCACGAGATAAAGACAATTATTACGCGTGCAGGTCAGGGGACAAAAGTTGTGTTTACAGGAGATATCAACCAAATTGATACACCATACATGGACGAAGAATCTAATGGTTTAACTTATTTGATTGATAGGTTGAAAGGGCATCCGCTATTTGCAAGTGTGAGACTTGAAAAAGGTGAAAGATCTGAATTGGCGAATTTGGCCAATGAATTGTTGTAGGCTGTCACTTTTCTAAACAGTCTTTCGTCTCATTGTTATGATGAGATGGATTTACACATTGTTGCTTTTTGTTTCACATTTTACTGTTGCACAAACTCCATTACATTTTGTAGAGTTAGGGGCTGAACCCGCTCAATGTAGATTGTATAATTACCAAAGTGGAAATGGTGTTGTGTATGCTGCAGTGGCTGGTGGTGTACCCAGTTATGATTACGTGTGGATAAATATCAATACTACGGATAGCACAACCAATAGTACTTGGGGTGGTTTAAATCCAGGATGGTATACCATTAAAGTAACAGATGCAGTTGGAGATACATTGGTAGATTCTGTTTATGTGGACTCCTTGAATCCGCATTCATCATTTGACATAAGTTCTAATCAACCTTTTACTGGTTTAAGTGGTTTGGTAATAGGGGAGGCGCCGCTTGCAGTTGATCTGGAAATTACCAATCAGCAGTGGTTAGCGTATCCGAATTGGCCTATGTTTGATAATAGATTTTTTAGATGGAAATTAGGCAATCAGGGCTGGACAGATAGTTTGTCATTGGCGGATGCATTTCAACAAAACATGCATTTTAATACCCAATCAATACAAGAAGTTTGTTTGGCGGTATGGAATAAAAACAGCTGCGCAGATACCTCTTGTGTTTCGTTTAATATTCTTTTTCCCTCATCCTTCGTGAGTGGGCCAAATACTTTGGCAACTATTTCTTCAAATAAATCGCAGAATCAAATTACAGTATTTTTGGAAGAAGAGGGCCAGTATGAATTTCTAATCTATTCTTCTCAGGGAATTTTGTTAGAAAATCACACTATTGATGAACTATGCAATGTTTTGCCTTTTTACAAGTCTTCAGGAAATTATATATACCAACTTAAGAATAAGTTGACCGGTGAGGTACTTGAAGCCTCTCAATTCCTATTCTAAAAATTCACTCCCGTGTGAAATATAAATCCGAAGTGACTTTTGAAACCCGTTGAGGTGTTTACAAAATCTCTTGAGTATTGATCTGGATAATAGTTGATTCCGGGTTGTAAAACGATACTGAGTGAAAAGGTTTTTCCAAATGAAAAAATCACGCCTCCTTCAGCTCCCAATGTTAGGGTGTTGATATAATCTAATTGGTTGTATGTGTAAGTAGAAAAACCACCAATATTAGGAGTGAGCCAAAAATCTTCCTTTACCCAATTAGGAAAATATTTGTGTAAAACAATTGTTGCTCCGGTTTGTGAAATACCGGGAGCGGGTTTGTAAAATCTGTAATTGACAATAGATCTTATTTGTATACTAAACAGATTTTCAAATCTATATTCATAGTTGATAGGAACAATGTTTACTTCCAGTGCTTTGATAGTGTCATATGGTTCAGCTAAAAAGGAAGGTTGAATTCCAATGTAGTGATGTTTGCCCATAACATTTTGACTTTTCACAATAAATGAAAAGCTAATGATAATCAAGAGTAGTAGACCTTTTTTAATCATATCTTGCCTACAAATATACCAACTGAATTCATTCATTATCTTTGTGCTCCAAATTTGAATTATCATGCCAAAAAATTTTGTAGAAGAATTAAGATGGAGAGGAATGTTACAAGACATCATTCCCGGAACTGAAGAACTTTTAGAAAAAGAAGTTGTTACCGGTTATGTTGGTTTTGATCCTACTGCAGATTCATTGCATGTTGGAAGCATGATTCCAATTTTATTGTTGATGCATTTACAAAAAGCCGGTCATAAGCCAATTGCTTTGGTTGGTGGTGCGACAGGGATGGTAGGTGATCCTTCTGGAAAATCAGATGAAAGAAATTTGTTGGACGAGGAGACGCTTAACAAAAATGTTGCTGGAGTAAAAGCGCAGTTAGAACAATTCTTAGATTTTAATTGTGGCGAAAATTCTGCCGTTTTGGTGAATAATTACGATTGGATGAAGGAATGGTCGTTTTTAGAGTTTATCAGAGATATTGGAAAGCACATTACAGTTAATTACATGAGTGCTAAAGATTCTGTGAAAAAGAGAATTGAAACCGGAATTTCTTTCACAGAGTTTTCGTACCAATTGGTTCAGGGTTATGATTTCTTGCATTTACATGAAAATATGGGATGCAAATTACAAATGGGTGGTTCAGATCAATGGGGAAATATAACTACTGGTACTGAGATTATCAGACGTAAAGTACAAGGTGATGCTTATGCTTTTACTTGTCCTTTAATGACAAAAGCAGATGGTGGCAAGTTTGGAAAAACTGAATCAGGTACTGTTTGGTTAGATCCAAATAGAACTTCTCCTTTTCAATTTTATCAGTTTTGGATCAATACTACTGATGCAGATGCAGGTAAATACATTAGAACTTTTACTTTTTTGGATAAAGAAACAATTGAAGGTTTAGAAGCTAAACATGCCGAAGCTCCTCATGAAAGATTATTACAGAAAACTTTAGCAGAAGAGATTACCAAAATGGTTCACGGACAAACTGGATTAGATCAGGCAGTAAAAGCAACAAGTATTCTTTTTAATAAAAATGCCACTATTCAAGAGCTTTTGAATGAGATGTCTTTGAATGATTTATTAAGCAGTATGCAAGGGGTTGTTCAAGCAAATGTTAGTAAAGAGGATGTGGCTAAAGGAATTGGGATTATTGATGCTTTGTCTGCTAAAACAGGATTTTTAAAATCTAACGGTGAAGCTAGAAGAGAATTAAAAGGAAATGCCATTTCTGTTAATCGAGAAAAAGTAACAGAAGATTATGTGATCACAAATGATGATCTAATTAATGATCAAGTGGTGCTGTTATCGCACGGTAAAAAGAAGAATTACGTGATAATTGTTCAGTAAAAACCGAAAAAACATAGTTGAAAAATTAACACGAGTTATAGTTAGTGTTAAATATCAATACAAATATAAACACTTTAACGGTCCTCAAAGCCTTCTATTTAATCGTTTTAGCAATTGGTTGTTGATAAGTATTTTAACACCCTGTGAAAAAGTAAGTTTTTGTTCCTAAGTAAAAAGCACTATTTTGGCGGCCTTGAAAGCTTAATTGTGTGGTCTTTTACCACGGCTACTACACCTACCTCTTAACTCATGAAAAGAACATTTGCCCATGCGCAATTATTCCTTTTGGTCGTATTGTTGTTTTCAGCAACTTATTCCCATGCTCAATTAACCATTGATTTTAGAATGGCTATTGTCTCTACAGATGTAGATGACATGGATGCAGCCATGGCGGGTTCAATTTTAGGTGGTGATAGTGACCCAGTTTGGCAATATGCTGTAACTGATCTTCCATTTGCCACTACTTTACAAGGTAGTTTTGCCCCTGGAGAAATTAATTGTGCGGGTAGTTATTTATTAAATGATGTTTTCTTTACTCAAACTTATCCTGCAGGCTGTAATACACCTACTGATTATACGCTAGAATTAACAGCCGGTGAAAAGGATAATGGATCTTCCAACGTTTTGACGGGTGATGACGCCTATGTAAATCAGACTTATAACATACCGGCAATTTCATTAACCTACCCTACTGGTGGTTGGTTGAGTTTGGGAACCTATACTTTAACTGCACCTGGAACTGATTGCGGTTCAACCGGTACTGTTACCTGGACATTTGAAGTTGAGTATCAAACTGTTGGACAAACAGAATATATTGCACCTTCAATATCTTGTTTACCTGGGAGTGTAACTCAAAATGTTGATGCTGGATCATGTGGAGCCATAGTAAATGGAATTTCACCTGTTTCTGCAACAGATAACTGCGGGGTCGCAGCTCAAACCTGGATTTTTTCTGGTGCTACAGTAGATACTTCAGCAGCATTGGGTATCAATGATGCAAGTGGAATGTTTTTCAATCCTGGTATTACAACAGTTACTTATACCATTCAGGATTATTCAACAAATGCAGCAAGTTGTAGTTTCACTGTAGAGGTAATTGATAATGTAAATCCTTCAATGACTTGCCCAAATGATACTACTTTAAGTCCTGCCGCTACATGTACGGCCATTGTGAATAATTTGGCGCCGGTAATTGTAGATAACTGTACTCCGGCATTTGTTACCTGGACAATGTCTGGCTCTACTACCGGTTCATCTCCCTTAACAGGAATAAATGATGTTAGTGGAGAGTCATTTAATCCGGGAGTCACTTCTGTAGTCTATGAAATGGAAGATCCAGGAGGGAATTCTCTGAATTGTAATTTTGATGTAACAGTAATTGATAATACGCTACCTTTAATAAGTTGTCCTTCAAACATTACTCAAAACAATGATGCAGGCTCATGTGGTGCAATAATTAATTACACTGCACCAGTTGGTACCGATAACTGTACAGGTGCTTCAACATTAATGACAGCTGGTCTTACTTCAGGTTCATTATTTCCAATTGGTACAACAACTGTTACTTATGAAGTAACCGACCTTGCTTCAAATACTGCTACATGCTCGTTTGATGTAACTATTTCTGATACAGAAAACCCTGTAATTTCATGTCCGGGTAATATTGCGCAAAATAACAGCACAGGATCTTGTGGAGCAATTGTTAACTACGTTACTCCGGTTGGTACGGACAACTGCACGGGTTCAACTACATCAATGATCGCCGGTCAGGCATCAGGGACATTATTCCCAATAGGAACAACAATAGTTACTTATCAGGTGGTTGATGCTTCAGGGAATTCTGCGCAATGCTCGTTTAATGTTACTATTACTGATACGCAAAACCCTGTCTTATCTTGTCCAGCAAATATTAATGTCAATAATGATCCAGGATCATGTGGAGCTATAGTAACTTATACTACTCCTGTTGGTACAGATAATTGTCCTGGTGCCACTACTACAATGACAGCAGGTCAAGCAACTGGTACTTTGTTTCCAATTGGAACTACCACCGTTAGTTATCAAGTAATTGACGCGTCCGGTAACACAGCAAATTGTTCATTTGATGTAACAGTTTCTGATAATGAAAGTCCTGTATTGACATGCCCAACTAATATAACTGTAAACAGTGATCCTGGAGTTTGTGGGGCTACAGTAACATATACAGCTCCTGTAGGAACAGATAATTGCCCGGGAGTAACAACCACCATGACTGCCGGTCAGGCATCCGGAACAGTTTTTCCTATTGGAACTACAGTAGTTACTTATCAAGCAACTGATGCATCAGGAAATGTTACCACTTGCTCTTTCAATGTAACTGTTAATGATGCTGAATTACCTGTAATCAGCTGTCCAGCTACTTTTAGTCAAAACAATGATGCTGGAGTATGCGGTGCAACTATTAATTATACTACACCTGTAGGAACCGATAACTGCCTGGGTGCTTCAACAGTAATGACAAGTGGATTAGCTTCCGGTTCATTGTTTCCGATTGGAACCACAACAGTAGGATATCAAGTAACAGATGCATCAGGAAATGTTGCTTCATGTTCATTTGATGTAACTGTAGTTGATGCTGAGAATCCTGTTATAACATGTCCTTCAAATATTTCACAAAATTCAAACCTTACTACATGTAGCGCAGTTGTGACTTATACAGCTCCGGTTTATAGTGATAATTGCCCGTCTCCTGTTATGAATATGACAGCAGGGTTTGTAAGTGGTGCTTTATTTCCTGTTGGAGTAACGCCTGTTACTTATCAGGTAACTGATGCTTCAGGTAATACTTCTCAATGTACTTTTAATGTTACAATTAATGATAATGTCAACCCAATAATAAATTGTCCAAGTGATATTAATGCTAACACTGATCCGGGAAGTTGTGATGCTGTAATTACTTACACGGCGCCTGTCGGAACAGATAACTGTAGTGGTTCAGTAACTTCAATGCTTTCTGGTTTAACTTCGGGCTCAGCTTTCCCAATAGGAACAACAACCGTAACTTATCAAGTTATTGATGCTAGTTCTAATTCTGCTCAATGTTCTTTTGATGTAACAGTTGATGACAACGAAAATCCTGTTATTACTTGCCCATCTAACATTACAACAAACAATGATTTAAATGCATGTGGTGCAACTGTAGCATATGGAACACCGGTTGGAACTGATAACTGTGCTGGTGCAACTACTACAATGACAGCTGGATTAACTTCAGGAGCTTTTTATCCAATAGGTGTTACTACAAATTCATTCCAAGTAGTTGATGCATCCGGAAATACGGCAAATTGTTCATTTACAGTTACAGTTAATGATTCTCAGATTCCGCTTATCACTTGTCCGGGAAATATCAATGTAAATAATGATGCAGGTATTTGCGGTGCAACGGTTAACTACAGTACACCTGTAGGAACCGATAACTGTCCGTCTCCGGTTACGTCAATGTTAACAGGACAGGCTTCAGGTACTCAATTTCCAAT
It contains:
- a CDS encoding CBS domain-containing protein → MRAGELISEIIPPLKSSETGEKAMGWMDELRVSHLPVVDGHDYKGLISENDIYDMADPSFKIKDSFPNLPKPFIYSDQHVYDVMKMIADLKITVVPILDENNHYIGCTDLLFLMSQITAVNSIKEPGSILVLIMNTHDYSLTQIARIVEENNAKVLSSFITSKEESTEIEVTLKINSENIDRIIQTFNRYNYTIKATFQKGAFQDDLKRRYDELMNYLKM
- a CDS encoding NAD kinase, producing MRVGIYGKAFDDSFIPNIQVLFNTMKLFGWEVTVYEPFLAFLRPRISMDIDPNDFNKFVDIKDNIDILLSIGGDGTFLETIHIVRDSGIPILGINTGRLGFLASTSRDNIKSSLQDIKDGKYRLQTRSLLTLETEDNLFGEDNFALNELTVHKKETSSMITIHTYIGDLYLNSYWADGLIVATPTGSTAYSLSCGGPIIVPGATDFVITPIAPHNLNVRPVVVPDSRTIRLKIEGRGQNYLCSLDSRSVTIDSAIELVVRKTEFEINVIQTEGQNFLNTIRNKMMWGLDRRN
- a CDS encoding PhoH family protein; translated protein: MAKKTTTKQKKIFVLDTSVLLFDHDSINNFEDNDVAIPITVLEELDNFKVGNDTKNFQAREVIRSLDKLSGTTGINDWVSLGRRKGKIKIVMSNLVNGRDAEKVYGHGKNDHKIINAAITLADTEKDKHVVMVTKDINLRLKAKAIGLTSEDYLTGKVKDVKKMADGFPVLEDIDSAVINELYKKGKIEENGVLGQQKQANGYYILKSGKDSVLTRYDAADEMIERVEKEYIYSIKPRNAEQAFAVNALLNDEIKLVALQGVAGTGKTLLALASALEQKNKYSQIILARPIIPLSNRDIGYLPGDAEDKISPYMQPLWDNLKFIKSQFKSTEKKHKVLDEMEKSGELSITALAFIRGRSLSNVMFIIDEAQNLTPHEIKTIITRAGQGTKVVFTGDINQIDTPYMDEESNGLTYLIDRLKGHPLFASVRLEKGERSELANLANELL
- the tyrS gene encoding tyrosine--tRNA ligase — its product is MPKNFVEELRWRGMLQDIIPGTEELLEKEVVTGYVGFDPTADSLHVGSMIPILLLMHLQKAGHKPIALVGGATGMVGDPSGKSDERNLLDEETLNKNVAGVKAQLEQFLDFNCGENSAVLVNNYDWMKEWSFLEFIRDIGKHITVNYMSAKDSVKKRIETGISFTEFSYQLVQGYDFLHLHENMGCKLQMGGSDQWGNITTGTEIIRRKVQGDAYAFTCPLMTKADGGKFGKTESGTVWLDPNRTSPFQFYQFWINTTDADAGKYIRTFTFLDKETIEGLEAKHAEAPHERLLQKTLAEEITKMVHGQTGLDQAVKATSILFNKNATIQELLNEMSLNDLLSSMQGVVQANVSKEDVAKGIGIIDALSAKTGFLKSNGEARRELKGNAISVNREKVTEDYVITNDDLINDQVVLLSHGKKKNYVIIVQ